From Heliomicrobium modesticaldum Ice1, a single genomic window includes:
- a CDS encoding tyrosine-type recombinase/integrase: protein MHAKTMLVKESYLNEELESFLNHLLGLGYSENTVQNYRWIVNQFERFLLENHYRNYSNEIADQFLSTVSESRRYTENTVRTLKGMLYRFDAFMSGRDLALRSPRVVRKCPIQFEGVFAEYLEDLRLRSYRERTVEDHRLNILKVLKEFDASGVKNIAHIVPANIYNIFNGIHRKNSFYSTLRQFLRFLFKNRVLHDDYSVLVPSVRYSSPVPSIYTKSEITQLLKAIDTSTKTGKRNYAIVMLALRLGLRTGDIVNLKISDVNFTNKEICFIQEKTQLPQRLVLLPEIEKSLLSYLSTARPDCDSPNIFLSLLAPYRPLTPSLIWAHIHTHIESAGIIIGERKSGAHSLRMTLASELVAEKVPYDVVRKILGHDDPVSIKHYVKFDIESLRSCAIEIPPATGKHAAYMETRLGGKSNDIYI, encoded by the coding sequence ATGCATGCCAAAACAATGCTCGTAAAAGAAAGCTATCTTAATGAGGAACTGGAATCATTCTTAAATCACCTCCTCGGGTTGGGATATAGCGAAAATACCGTTCAAAACTATAGATGGATCGTAAACCAATTTGAACGGTTTCTGCTTGAAAATCATTACAGGAATTATTCAAATGAAATTGCGGATCAGTTCTTATCAACTGTGTCAGAATCAAGGAGATATACTGAAAATACAGTTAGAACGCTAAAGGGGATGTTGTATCGCTTTGATGCTTTTATGAGCGGCAGAGATTTAGCTTTGCGAAGTCCGCGTGTAGTTAGGAAATGTCCTATACAATTTGAGGGAGTATTCGCAGAATACTTGGAAGACTTGAGATTGCGCAGTTATCGGGAAAGAACAGTTGAAGATCATCGACTTAATATTTTGAAAGTGTTAAAGGAATTTGATGCGAGCGGAGTAAAAAACATTGCCCATATCGTACCTGCGAACATATACAATATATTTAATGGAATTCATCGCAAAAACAGCTTTTATTCAACATTACGGCAATTTCTCCGTTTTCTTTTTAAGAATAGAGTTCTCCATGACGATTATTCTGTTCTTGTCCCTTCAGTCAGGTACTCCAGCCCTGTACCATCAATTTATACGAAATCCGAAATTACGCAGCTATTGAAAGCTATTGACACAAGCACTAAAACGGGCAAACGCAATTACGCTATCGTTATGTTGGCATTGCGACTTGGGTTACGAACTGGAGACATTGTAAACCTGAAAATTTCGGATGTAAATTTTACGAACAAAGAAATCTGCTTTATCCAAGAAAAAACGCAGCTGCCTCAGCGTTTAGTACTTTTGCCTGAAATCGAGAAATCACTATTATCATACCTTTCAACTGCAAGACCTGACTGTGATTCGCCTAATATTTTCTTGTCGCTCCTCGCTCCTTATAGACCCTTAACTCCAAGTTTAATATGGGCGCACATACACACCCACATTGAAAGTGCGGGAATTATCATAGGTGAGCGTAAAAGCGGTGCCCATTCATTGCGGATGACGCTGGCAAGCGAATTAGTTGCTGAAAAAGTACCATATGATGTGGTCAGAAAAATACTTGGACACGATGATCCTGTTTCTATCAAGCACTATGTGAAATTTGATATTGAGTCTTTGCGTTCATGTGCGATTGAAATCCCTCCGGCAACAGGGAAACATGCCGCATATATGGAAACGCGGTTAGGAGGAAAATCCAATGATATATATATTTAA
- a CDS encoding DUF6550 family protein — translation MRNIQDKTKKRLTIAGLGIVCVALVIAISSQFKTETPPDGGNAPASIATVEVNPSADIGGKAGEKEVVVPASEPTAAPADNTAPQTDQPVQNLQPEVTKPPEPTESQKTDPTRKPSGEKVDNVQATDHNNVQKPDATQTGEPKGGERKDGKVYLPGFGWVTETGGSGTKVDGDGDINKQVGTMD, via the coding sequence ATGAGGAATATACAGGACAAGACAAAGAAACGTCTGACCATCGCCGGGCTTGGCATTGTATGCGTGGCGCTGGTTATAGCGATATCCTCTCAATTTAAAACGGAAACGCCGCCGGACGGCGGGAACGCTCCGGCGTCCATCGCCACGGTCGAGGTCAACCCAAGCGCGGATATAGGCGGCAAGGCGGGAGAAAAAGAAGTGGTCGTCCCGGCCAGCGAGCCGACTGCGGCGCCAGCCGATAACACGGCGCCTCAGACCGACCAGCCGGTGCAAAACCTGCAGCCGGAAGTCACCAAACCGCCGGAGCCGACGGAAAGCCAGAAGACCGACCCGACCCGAAAACCGAGCGGGGAAAAGGTTGACAATGTGCAAGCTACGGACCACAACAATGTGCAGAAACCGGATGCCACGCAAACCGGTGAACCAAAGGGCGGCGAGAGAAAAGACGGCAAGGTTTATCTCCCCGGCTTCGGCTGGGTAACTGAAACAGGCGGCTCAGGCACAAAAGTAGACGGTGACGGTGATATCAACAAACAGGTTGGAACGATGGATTAG
- a CDS encoding DUF4320 family protein, producing the protein MLTKLRDSRGEGYIDVAVLVLCTMLVVALAVKVLPVYIAKSQLDTFAAELCREAEIAGRVGSETSLREQVLREKTGLDPVVTWSKTGKIQLNQEFTVTVTLRRDIGLFGGFGSFPITLTAKATGKSEVYWK; encoded by the coding sequence GTGTTAACAAAGCTGCGCGATAGCCGCGGGGAAGGATACATCGATGTGGCTGTGCTGGTGCTCTGCACCATGCTGGTCGTTGCCCTGGCCGTCAAGGTGCTTCCTGTCTACATTGCCAAAAGCCAGCTGGACACCTTTGCCGCGGAGCTGTGCCGGGAGGCGGAGATCGCAGGCCGGGTGGGCAGTGAAACCAGCCTGCGGGAGCAGGTGCTGCGGGAAAAAACAGGACTTGATCCCGTCGTCACCTGGTCAAAGACAGGCAAAATCCAGCTCAACCAGGAATTCACGGTGACCGTTACCCTGCGGAGAGATATCGGCCTCTTTGGCGGTTTCGGCTCCTTTCCCATTACGCTGACGGCAAAAGCCACGGGGAAAAGCGAGGTGTACTGGAAGTGA
- a CDS encoding conjugal transfer protein TrbL family protein — protein MFIWDFAADLVLGQIMDWIYAQIVGFLGEFFSMMGNMGAELFEMSWVQAVVLFFSYLAWALYVTGLVVSAFECAIEYQSGRGSVKDAALNAFKGFMAVGLFTVVPVELYKLAITLQGSFTSGITGLANGGISAMTLAALANVGGFGFNPIMGLFCVILMGYAVIKVFFANLKRGGILLIQIAVGSLYMFSVPRGYIDGFISWCKQVVGLCLTAFLQSTILIAGLMVFNSSMLLGLGLMLAASEVPRIAGQFGLDTSTRGNLMSTVYAAQTAFNMTRTVVRAVAAK, from the coding sequence ATGTTTATATGGGATTTTGCCGCCGACCTTGTGCTGGGACAGATCATGGACTGGATATATGCGCAGATTGTTGGATTTCTCGGTGAGTTTTTCTCCATGATGGGCAACATGGGCGCCGAGTTGTTTGAGATGAGCTGGGTGCAGGCTGTCGTGCTGTTCTTCTCTTATCTCGCGTGGGCGCTTTATGTGACGGGGCTGGTGGTCTCCGCCTTCGAGTGCGCCATTGAATACCAGTCCGGACGCGGCAGCGTCAAAGACGCAGCTCTTAACGCCTTTAAGGGATTTATGGCGGTCGGACTGTTTACCGTTGTCCCGGTGGAGTTATACAAGCTGGCGATAACCCTGCAGGGCAGCTTTACATCGGGCATCACCGGTCTTGCCAACGGCGGGATCAGCGCCATGACGCTTGCCGCCCTCGCCAATGTCGGCGGCTTCGGATTCAACCCCATCATGGGGCTATTCTGCGTCATCCTCATGGGCTACGCGGTGATCAAGGTGTTCTTTGCCAATCTGAAACGCGGCGGCATTCTGCTGATCCAGATCGCCGTGGGGAGCCTGTACATGTTCAGCGTTCCCCGCGGCTACATTGACGGCTTCATAAGCTGGTGCAAGCAGGTGGTGGGCTTGTGCCTCACCGCGTTTTTGCAGTCCACCATTCTCATCGCGGGGCTCATGGTGTTCAACAGCAGCATGCTTTTAGGCCTCGGCCTGATGCTGGCGGCCTCGGAGGTGCCAAGGATCGCGGGGCAATTCGGGCTGGACACCTCCACCAGGGGCAATCTGATGAGCACCGTGTACGCCGCCCAAACAGCGTTCAACATGACAAGGACGGTGGTAAGGGCGGTGGCGGCGAAATGA
- a CDS encoding type II secretion system F family protein produces the protein MITLQLMACVGLIAGAFILLGLSPAEFTGGLFAFLTRRSRGIRDEINEAVKRKKPSFLRREILEAQDILALTGRSGRFPLICASSLLLFAAGASIAILLQNVFLIPVLALGLMFLPFWYVRLTAAHYRKNIAAELETALSIITTAYLRNEDILTAVEENIHYLNPPVRGVFAQFLTQIKLINPDVNAALKAMKPRIENEVFHEWCDAIAACQYDRSLKTTLTPIVGKLSDMRIVNAELEYLVFEPRKEFIIMVILVMGNVPVMYFLNKGWYDTLMHTAVGQLVLAVCAAAVFISAAIVIRLTKPIEYRR, from the coding sequence ATGATCACGCTTCAACTCATGGCCTGCGTCGGCCTGATTGCTGGCGCCTTTATTCTGCTTGGGCTGTCGCCCGCCGAATTCACCGGCGGCCTGTTCGCCTTTCTAACCAGGCGCTCCAGGGGTATCCGGGATGAGATCAATGAGGCCGTTAAGCGTAAAAAACCGTCCTTCCTGCGCCGGGAAATCCTGGAGGCCCAGGATATCCTCGCCCTCACCGGACGAAGCGGCCGCTTCCCGCTGATCTGTGCGTCTTCGCTTTTGTTGTTCGCCGCCGGCGCAAGTATCGCCATCCTTCTGCAAAACGTGTTCCTCATCCCCGTCCTGGCGCTGGGCCTGATGTTTTTACCCTTCTGGTATGTCAGGCTGACGGCGGCCCACTACAGGAAAAACATCGCGGCGGAGCTGGAAACGGCTTTGAGCATCATCACCACGGCCTATCTGCGCAATGAGGACATCCTGACGGCGGTGGAGGAAAACATTCACTACCTGAACCCGCCGGTGCGCGGCGTGTTCGCCCAATTCCTCACTCAAATCAAGCTCATCAACCCCGATGTGAACGCGGCGCTCAAAGCAATGAAGCCCCGGATCGAAAACGAGGTGTTCCACGAATGGTGCGACGCCATCGCCGCCTGCCAGTACGACCGGAGCCTCAAGACCACCCTGACGCCCATCGTCGGCAAGCTGTCGGACATGCGGATTGTCAACGCCGAGCTGGAATACCTGGTGTTTGAACCGCGCAAGGAATTCATCATCATGGTGATCCTGGTGATGGGCAACGTCCCCGTGATGTATTTCCTCAATAAAGGCTGGTATGACACGCTGATGCACACCGCCGTGGGGCAGCTCGTCCTGGCGGTCTGTGCGGCGGCCGTTTTCATCAGCGCGGCCATCGTCATCCGGCTGACCAAGCCCATTGAGTACAGGAGGTAG
- a CDS encoding tyrosine-type recombinase/integrase: MIYIFKSAFSSEMVQHLTLLHSAGKYIFQIQSSLTDLDKYLVTNGFTSKVLDANTISAWLKTRDVSMKTKIKNLSHVKGFVKYLASLKIEASCPELPKMQQEYVPYVFSDAEIKRIVSAADNFEARNSLTRSVLVFPVLLRILYGCGLRLGEGRSLCWTDADLENGVLTIREAKNLKQRFVPMDDSLTNFLKDYKKMTHSDGICREYLFESDLHPGKPFKNNTFYEWFTRVLKVADVNYAKLNNRKRGPCPHCLRHCFTLKSFLKSDNEGRRFEDTAPFLAAYLGHDSAKETEAYLRSNHTVYEQSHQRVNAAIGNLFPEVSFDEN, translated from the coding sequence ATGATATATATATTTAAGAGCGCGTTTTCCTCCGAGATGGTCCAACATTTAACGTTGCTTCATAGTGCAGGGAAGTATATCTTTCAAATCCAGAGTTCCTTGACTGATTTGGATAAATACTTGGTGACGAATGGGTTCACAAGCAAGGTTTTGGACGCAAACACCATATCCGCATGGCTAAAAACACGGGATGTCAGCATGAAAACTAAAATCAAGAATCTGTCCCATGTCAAAGGCTTTGTCAAATATCTTGCTTCATTAAAAATCGAAGCAAGCTGCCCTGAGTTGCCAAAAATGCAGCAGGAATACGTCCCGTATGTGTTTTCTGATGCAGAGATTAAACGTATAGTATCGGCCGCTGATAACTTTGAGGCACGGAACTCATTGACGCGCTCGGTGTTGGTATTTCCGGTTCTTCTTCGCATACTATACGGCTGCGGACTGCGTTTGGGAGAGGGACGCTCATTGTGCTGGACAGATGCTGACCTCGAAAACGGTGTTCTTACAATCAGAGAAGCCAAAAACTTAAAGCAAAGATTTGTTCCTATGGACGATTCCCTGACTAATTTTCTGAAAGATTACAAAAAGATGACGCATAGCGACGGTATTTGCCGCGAATATCTTTTTGAAAGCGACCTTCATCCGGGTAAGCCCTTTAAAAATAATACATTTTACGAATGGTTCACAAGGGTGCTTAAAGTCGCAGACGTTAATTACGCAAAGCTAAATAACCGAAAACGCGGGCCTTGTCCTCATTGTTTAAGGCACTGTTTTACACTAAAGTCATTCTTGAAATCAGATAACGAGGGAAGGCGGTTCGAGGATACTGCCCCATTTTTAGCGGCCTATCTTGGACATGACAGCGCAAAAGAAACCGAAGCGTATTTGCGTTCCAACCATACGGTTTATGAGCAGTCACACCAAAGGGTAAACGCTGCAATAGGAAATTTGTTCCCGGAGGTGAGCTTTGATGAAAACTAA
- a CDS encoding AAA family ATPase has protein sequence MLNFMKGSLFSRDTGNQPEGPAVEKDTQVLAVWGSPGSGKTTVSVKLAKHLADKKRNVALLLCDMTAPMLPCVCPPSDLECEKSLGSILAAAHVTDTLVKQNCVTHKRYRHLLLIGMLKGENVFTYPPYSAELATELIDHLRNIAPYVIIDCGSAIATDILSAVALMEADSVLRLVNCDLKSVSYLSSQLPLLRDNKWDADKQYRVASNVKPHEASEHIEQVLGNVAFKIPHSGELESQAMAGDLFRDLTLKESRGFRKEIEKISREVFGV, from the coding sequence ATGCTCAACTTTATGAAAGGAAGTCTTTTTTCCAGAGACACCGGCAACCAGCCGGAGGGTCCGGCGGTGGAAAAGGATACGCAGGTGCTGGCCGTGTGGGGCAGCCCCGGATCGGGGAAAACAACCGTCAGCGTCAAGCTGGCCAAGCACCTGGCGGACAAAAAGCGCAATGTGGCGCTGCTCCTGTGCGATATGACCGCCCCCATGCTGCCCTGCGTCTGCCCGCCCTCCGACCTGGAATGCGAGAAGTCCCTGGGCAGCATCCTGGCGGCTGCCCATGTGACGGACACCCTCGTCAAACAGAACTGCGTCACCCACAAACGGTATCGCCATCTGCTCCTGATCGGCATGCTCAAGGGGGAGAATGTGTTCACCTATCCTCCCTATAGTGCCGAATTGGCAACAGAGCTGATCGACCATCTGCGGAATATCGCGCCCTATGTCATCATTGACTGCGGCAGCGCCATCGCAACAGATATCCTCTCCGCCGTTGCCTTGATGGAAGCAGACTCGGTGCTGCGGCTGGTGAACTGCGACCTGAAATCCGTCAGCTACCTGTCGAGCCAGCTTCCCCTTTTGCGGGACAACAAATGGGACGCCGACAAGCAGTACAGGGTGGCCAGCAACGTAAAGCCCCATGAGGCCAGCGAACACATCGAGCAGGTGCTGGGCAACGTGGCGTTCAAAATACCCCACTCCGGCGAGCTGGAGAGCCAGGCCATGGCCGGGGATCTGTTCCGGGACCTGACGCTCAAGGAAAGCCGCGGTTTCCGCAAAGAGATTGAAAAAATCAGCAGGGAGGTGTTCGGCGTATGA
- a CDS encoding DUF3852 domain-containing protein — translation MKKTKKLLLVFCLILVLTGIFCVTAYADPTGDVAGAIEGTWKDASAQIKTVVNKVVFPAIDLILAVFFFAKLGMAYFDYRKHGQFEWAAPAILFATLVFMLTAPLYIWSILGM, via the coding sequence ATGAAAAAAACCAAGAAGCTTCTGCTTGTCTTTTGCCTTATCCTTGTCCTGACAGGCATATTCTGCGTGACCGCCTATGCCGATCCCACCGGCGATGTGGCAGGGGCGATTGAAGGGACGTGGAAAGACGCGTCCGCGCAGATCAAAACCGTGGTCAACAAGGTGGTGTTCCCCGCCATCGACCTGATCCTGGCCGTGTTTTTCTTCGCCAAACTGGGGATGGCGTACTTCGACTACCGCAAACACGGGCAGTTTGAATGGGCGGCGCCGGCGATCCTGTTCGCAACCCTTGTGTTTATGTTAACGGCCCCCTTATACATCTGGAGCATCCTTGGCATGTGA
- a CDS encoding type II/IV secretion system ATPase subunit, with amino-acid sequence MSKKHRQKGRENPQIKNPGAPLAEAPQIVRPVNLAGSRNLFFAPDDSSRDFGSVLREVQEYISSKYSTLIIDGGGDEVKTNVKRYIAKYIQDGRIAVSGMTEEQLVDALYTEMAEFSFLTKYIFGTGIEEIDINAWNDIEVQYGNGSTVKLDEHFESPEHAVNVIRRMLHVSGMVLDNASPAILGHLSKNIRIAVLKTPLVDEDVGVCASIRIVNPQSLKKEDFINGGTATAEMLDFLAECLRYGISVCVAGATSSGKTTVAGWLLTTIPDSKRIFTIENGSRELALVRKRDGKIVNSVIHTLTRSSENEKQNIDQDMLLDMALRFNPEVICVGEMRSSEAYAAQEAARTGHTVLTTIHSNSCEATWRRMVTLCKRKYDMADDTLMSLVTEAFPIVVFTKQLEDKKRRMMEIMECEILPDGQRNFRTLFQFQIAENRVEDGKFIIKGQHRQVMGISTSLQKRFLENGMPQEVLAQITKGGLAG; translated from the coding sequence ATGAGCAAAAAGCACCGGCAAAAAGGCCGTGAAAACCCGCAAATAAAGAATCCGGGCGCTCCCCTGGCGGAAGCGCCGCAAATTGTCCGGCCCGTGAACTTGGCCGGCAGCCGCAATTTGTTCTTTGCGCCCGACGACAGCTCCAGGGATTTTGGAAGTGTTTTGCGCGAGGTGCAGGAGTACATCTCTTCGAAGTATTCCACCCTCATTATTGACGGCGGCGGGGACGAAGTCAAAACCAATGTCAAGCGGTACATCGCCAAATACATCCAGGATGGGCGCATCGCCGTAAGCGGCATGACCGAGGAGCAGCTTGTGGACGCCCTCTATACCGAGATGGCCGAGTTTTCCTTCCTCACCAAATACATCTTCGGCACGGGCATCGAGGAAATCGACATCAACGCCTGGAACGACATCGAGGTCCAGTACGGCAACGGCTCCACGGTCAAATTGGACGAACACTTTGAGTCCCCCGAACACGCCGTCAACGTGATCCGGAGAATGCTCCACGTGTCGGGCATGGTGCTGGACAACGCTAGCCCCGCCATCTTGGGGCATCTTTCCAAGAACATTCGCATCGCCGTGCTGAAAACGCCCCTGGTGGACGAGGACGTGGGTGTTTGCGCTTCCATCCGGATTGTCAATCCGCAAAGTCTCAAAAAAGAGGATTTTATCAACGGCGGCACAGCGACGGCCGAGATGCTGGACTTCCTCGCAGAGTGCCTGCGCTATGGCATTTCGGTGTGCGTGGCCGGCGCTACTTCCTCTGGAAAGACCACCGTGGCAGGCTGGCTTTTGACCACCATACCGGACAGCAAGCGCATCTTTACCATAGAAAACGGCTCCCGCGAGCTGGCGCTGGTACGGAAAAGAGACGGCAAGATAGTAAACAGCGTCATCCATACCCTGACCCGCAGCAGCGAAAACGAGAAGCAGAACATCGACCAGGACATGCTGCTGGACATGGCGCTGCGCTTTAATCCCGAAGTCATCTGCGTGGGCGAGATGCGCTCGTCGGAAGCCTACGCCGCCCAGGAGGCGGCCAGAACCGGCCACACCGTGCTGACCACCATCCACTCCAACAGCTGCGAAGCCACCTGGCGCAGGATGGTCACCCTCTGCAAGCGCAAATACGACATGGCGGACGACACCCTCATGTCCCTTGTCACCGAGGCGTTTCCCATCGTGGTGTTTACCAAGCAGCTTGAGGATAAAAAGCGCCGGATGATGGAGATCATGGAATGCGAAATCCTGCCCGACGGACAGCGGAACTTCCGTACCCTGTTCCAGTTCCAGATTGCGGAAAACCGCGTGGAGGACGGCAAATTCATCATTAAGGGACAGCACCGGCAGGTTATGGGCATTTCCACAAGCCTGCAAAAGCGCTTCCTGGAAAACGGCATGCCCCAGGAGGTGCTGGCGCAAATCACGAAAGGAGGTCTGGCCGGATGA
- the cpaB gene encoding Flp pilus assembly protein CpaB encodes MSFLRNRTVLGVICIALSLFICFAVTPLFNSGISKKTDIVRVARDIKAGEQITRDMVKTVEVGSYNLPDNVVRSLDAALGKYAAADMAPGDYILNTKLTDSPAAENAYLYNLTGEKQAMSVTIKSFSNGLSGKLISGDIVSVIAPDYRKMGATVIPPELKYVEVIGVTASSGYDTDTSHGLKKEDEKQLPATVTLLVSPEQSTILAGLEADGKLHLSLVYRGSKENAAKFIEAQDKALKTLYPAPAGDATKENTGAAPPTDKSSTESEGE; translated from the coding sequence ATGAGCTTTTTAAGAAACAGGACCGTTCTCGGCGTGATCTGCATCGCGCTGTCGCTTTTCATCTGCTTTGCGGTCACTCCGCTTTTCAATTCCGGCATTTCAAAAAAGACGGACATCGTCCGCGTCGCCAGGGACATCAAAGCCGGGGAGCAAATCACCAGGGACATGGTGAAAACCGTGGAGGTCGGCAGCTACAACCTGCCCGACAACGTGGTCAGAAGCCTTGACGCCGCCCTGGGCAAATATGCGGCGGCGGACATGGCGCCGGGCGACTATATCTTAAACACCAAGCTGACCGACTCGCCCGCGGCGGAAAACGCCTACCTGTACAATCTCACCGGGGAAAAGCAAGCCATGTCGGTCACCATCAAGAGCTTCAGCAACGGCCTGTCCGGCAAGCTGATCTCCGGCGACATCGTCTCGGTCATCGCGCCGGATTACAGGAAGATGGGAGCCACCGTCATTCCCCCGGAGCTGAAATATGTGGAGGTCATCGGCGTCACCGCCAGCAGCGGCTACGACACCGACACCAGCCATGGGTTGAAAAAAGAGGACGAAAAGCAGCTTCCGGCCACCGTCACCCTGCTGGTGTCTCCGGAGCAGTCCACCATCCTCGCCGGGCTGGAGGCGGACGGAAAGCTGCACCTGTCCCTGGTGTACCGGGGGAGCAAGGAAAATGCCGCGAAGTTTATCGAAGCCCAGGACAAGGCGCTTAAAACCCTGTATCCCGCTCCGGCGGGGGACGCAACGAAAGAAAACACCGGGGCCGCTCCGCCGACAGATAAATCCTCAACGGAAAGCGAGGGCGAATAA
- a CDS encoding A24 family peptidase — protein sequence MGADFSGLGNPLFLLKGGIFIVLLLTASLIDVRKRIIPDAICLAIALTGFICFTPVKLLGCLSALPLLIAALVWGGMGGGDIKLMAAAGFVLGFRGGMAAMVMGLAAMLLFYAGCFMVQRLRKRDCPRAFPLAPFLSAGCIAAYFIFQGGITL from the coding sequence ATGGGGGCTGATTTCAGCGGTCTGGGTAATCCGCTATTTCTGCTCAAGGGCGGCATTTTTATCGTCCTGCTTTTGACCGCGTCCCTCATTGATGTCAGAAAGAGGATCATCCCCGACGCCATCTGCCTGGCAATCGCCCTGACGGGCTTTATCTGTTTTACGCCGGTGAAGCTGCTGGGCTGCCTTTCCGCCCTGCCGCTCCTGATTGCCGCCCTTGTTTGGGGCGGCATGGGCGGCGGCGACATCAAGCTGATGGCGGCGGCGGGCTTTGTCCTCGGCTTCAGGGGAGGTATGGCGGCCATGGTCATGGGACTTGCCGCCATGCTTCTTTTTTATGCCGGTTGCTTTATGGTGCAAAGGCTGCGCAAGAGGGACTGCCCCAGGGCGTTCCCCCTCGCGCCCTTTCTGTCCGCCGGCTGTATAGCCGCGTATTTCATATTCCAAGGAGGAATCACACTATGA
- a CDS encoding DUF4406 domain-containing protein, which yields MTDKKLVYIASPYAGDIEYNTRMAIKYCRYAAEHGVIPLAPHLLMPRFLCEANPEERELGIKMGLQLLALCSELWVFGGRISEGMRREIAEAERLGVPIKHIGEIEMTGVKDMKKYGIWAKRSAASVCGAAEAWLKSDGKPMTFDTYEEAAGKAEALMKNIGTVNVSYYPRPMEQEPEDAPAPSMSMKL from the coding sequence ATGACGGATAAGAAGCTGGTCTATATTGCCTCGCCCTATGCCGGAGATATCGAATACAACACCCGGATGGCAATAAAATACTGCCGCTACGCCGCGGAACACGGCGTTATCCCTCTGGCTCCCCATTTGCTGATGCCGAGATTTCTCTGCGAAGCGAATCCGGAAGAACGGGAGCTGGGGATCAAAATGGGGCTGCAGCTCCTTGCCTTATGCTCCGAACTGTGGGTCTTCGGCGGCCGGATATCCGAGGGCATGCGGCGTGAGATCGCGGAGGCCGAAAGGCTCGGCGTCCCGATTAAACACATCGGCGAAATTGAAATGACGGGAGTGAAGGATATGAAAAAATACGGAATATGGGCGAAAAGAAGCGCGGCCTCCGTCTGCGGCGCGGCGGAAGCCTGGCTCAAGTCGGACGGAAAGCCCATGACTTTTGACACTTATGAGGAAGCGGCGGGCAAGGCCGAAGCGCTTATGAAGAATATCGGGACGGTCAACGTTTCCTATTATCCCAGGCCAATGGAACAGGAGCCGGAGGACGCGCCCGCTCCCAGCATGAGTATGAAATTATAA
- a CDS encoding tyrosine-type recombinase/integrase, with translation MKTNTLLTVLTDYFMSYLPDVKGYSQNTITSYQYAFQLLYDFLLEEKGLPPEKITFKSLSSEIISKYLTWLEVNRGCSPATRNLRRTAISSFSKFALKKNLGEALQFHSSVAEIPPKNTHKNTDIKYFTKEEIAIILNMPDTGRAIGKRDVMLLSLLYASGARAQELCDLTLNDIYLGKETNIRLVGKGNKARLVTIPQNCAVMLKNYLESRNLDSSSPKDRLKHIFSSQTNEKMSISCVEEIVKKYVIKSKKAYPQLFKRKTYTPHSFRHSIAVHMLECGESLVVIKAFLGHTSIMTTTIYANVTPELANKYLRERGQALNDLELQNQYADHPTVGMLPFLSKQHRGR, from the coding sequence ATGAAAACTAATACGCTTCTAACGGTACTAACCGATTATTTCATGTCGTATTTACCGGATGTTAAAGGGTACAGTCAAAATACAATCACTTCATATCAGTATGCCTTTCAACTGTTATATGATTTTTTGCTTGAGGAAAAAGGACTGCCTCCCGAAAAAATAACATTTAAGAGCCTTTCCTCTGAAATAATTTCAAAATATTTGACATGGCTTGAAGTCAACCGCGGCTGTTCTCCCGCAACGCGCAATCTAAGGCGTACAGCTATTTCATCGTTCTCTAAATTCGCACTGAAGAAAAACTTAGGCGAAGCGCTGCAATTCCATTCAAGCGTCGCCGAAATACCGCCGAAAAACACGCATAAGAACACGGACATAAAATATTTTACCAAAGAAGAAATTGCCATTATTCTAAATATGCCGGATACTGGACGCGCTATTGGAAAAAGGGACGTAATGCTACTTAGTTTGCTTTATGCTAGCGGTGCGCGCGCGCAAGAATTATGCGATTTGACGCTTAATGATATTTACTTGGGGAAGGAAACAAATATCCGGCTTGTCGGTAAAGGTAACAAGGCGCGTTTGGTAACAATACCACAAAACTGCGCCGTAATGCTGAAAAACTACCTTGAAAGCAGAAATTTAGATTCTTCCAGCCCTAAAGACAGATTAAAGCATATTTTTTCAAGTCAAACCAACGAAAAAATGTCTATCTCTTGTGTTGAGGAGATTGTTAAAAAATATGTCATCAAATCAAAGAAGGCGTATCCTCAACTTTTTAAGAGGAAGACATATACTCCACATTCTTTTAGACATTCCATCGCAGTCCATATGCTTGAATGTGGGGAATCGCTCGTAGTCATTAAGGCTTTTTTAGGTCACACATCAATTATGACTACGACAATCTACGCCAATGTTACGCCAGAACTGGCGAACAAATATTTAAGGGAAAGGGGGCAGGCTTTGAATGACTTAGAGTTGCAGAATCAGTATGCCGACCACCCAACGGTCGGTATGCTGCCATTTTTAAGCAAACAGCATAGAGGTAGATAG